One Megalops cyprinoides isolate fMegCyp1 chromosome 23, fMegCyp1.pri, whole genome shotgun sequence genomic region harbors:
- the LOC118770392 gene encoding prosaposin receptor GPR37-like translates to MPVLILRAIFFLAFNLAVLSHRYDDKVRTNLVPDNYNYNARHKIVPQTISESGRRWHRAYGRVIAEIDHRRAHATGVSSWDAIKSLVHNINATSFKMKMIAGGKKKRFGYKYDVPPNGNQTGTDSSAATKRRESRRRKKEKLNSEMPAAMETLGDGYSSSKPPSVSKQGEHKKNHRRKRGTIDGQNKTVKSGRKQPGKRSHSPSHLESSPDASPAMWEPMPRPLALNQSTDFPFDITRNYESLTFPYDDLDETTPLIPFNTQGKKSGVRNPFYPLSSEAYGAYAIMCVSVIIFSVGIIGNIAIMCIVCHNYYMRSISNSLLANLALWDFVIIFFCLPLVIYHELTKTWLLGEFSCKIVPYIEVASLGVTTFTLCALCIDRFRAATNVQMYYEMIENCASTTAKLAVIWIGALLLALPELIIRQLATEEGESPDVTPCERCVVRISTELPDTIYVLGLTYDGARLWWYFGCYFCLPTLFTIGSSLVTARKIRRAEKACVRGNKKQIQLESQMNCTVVALAIMYGFCVIPENICNIVSAYMAAGVPRRTMDVLQLVSQVLLFCKSAGTPVLLFCLCKPFSRAFLDCCCCCCDECGPNKSSAATSDDNDHECTTELELSPFSTIRREMSAYTAVGTHC, encoded by the exons ATGCCGGTGTTAATTTTGAGAGCAATATTTTTCCTGGCGTTTAATTTAGCTGTGTTATCTCACAGATACGATGATAAAGTAAGGACTAATCTCGTTCCGGACAATTATAACTACAACGCCAGGCACAAAATTGTGCCCCAAACCATCTCAGAAAGTGGTCGGAGATGGCACCGAGCATACGGGAGAGTAATCGCCGAGATAGACCACCGCAGAGCACACGCCACAGGTGTGTCCTCATGGGACGCAATCAAGAGCCTAGTACACAACATAAACGCAACCtcgtttaaaatgaaaatgatagcTGGGGGTAAAAAGAAACGTTTTGGATACAAATACGACGTGCCGCCAAACGGCAACCAGACGGGGACGGACAGTTCGGCGGCGACAAAACGCAGAGAATCTCGGAGGCGCAAGAAAGAAAAGTTGAATTCTGAGATGCCCGCTGCCATGGAAACGCTAGGTGATGGATACAGTTCCTCTAAACCTCCTTCAGTGAGCAAGCAGGGGGAACACAAGAAGAACCACAGACGGAAAAGGGGCACAATAGACGGCCAGAACAAAACAGTTAAGAGTGGAAGGAAACAACCGGGCAAGAGAAGCCATTCCCCCTCTCATTTAGAAAGTTCCCCGGATGCCTCTCCCGCAATGTGGGAACCGATGCCTCGACCTTTGGCCCTTAACCAGTCCACGGATTTTCCGTTCGACATTACTAGAAATTACGAATCATTGACTTTCCCATACGATGACCTCGACGAAACGACTCCATTGATCCCCTTTAATACGCAGGGAAAGAAAAGTGGGGTCAGGAACCCCTTTTACCCCCTATCCAGCGAGGCATATGGAGCATACGCCatcatgtgtgtttctgtcatcaTTTTCTCAGTGGGGATAATCGGGAACATAGCAATCATGTGCATCGTGTGTCACAATTACTACATGAGGAGTATATCCAACTCGCTGTTAGCCAACCTCGCCTTGTGGGATTTTGTCATCATCTTCTTTTGCTTGCCCCTCGTGATTTATCACGAGCTGACGAAAACGTGGTTGCTGGGGGAGTTCTCCTGTAAAATCGTGCCATACATCGAG GTGGCGTCTCTGGGGGTCACCACTTTCACGCTGTGCGCGCTGTGCATCGACCGCTTCCGCGCGGCAACCAACGTGCAGATGTACTACGAGATGATCGAGAACTGCGCGTCCACCACGGCCAAGCTGGCGGTCATCTGGATCGGGGCACTCCTGCTGGCCCTGCCTGAGCTCATCATCCGGCAGCTGGCCACGGAGGAGGGCGAGTCGCCCGACGTCACCCCCTGCGAGCGCTGCGTGGTCCGCATCTCCACCGAGCTGCCGGACACCATCTACGTGCTGGGCCTGACCTACGACGGGGCGCGGCTGTGGTGGTACTTCGGCTGCTACTTCTGCCTGCCCACGCTCTTCACCATCGGCAGCTCGCTGGTGACGGCGCGCAAGATCCGGCGGGCGGAGAAGGCCTGCGTCCGCGGCAACAAGAAGCAGATCCAGCTGGAGAGCCAGATGAACTGCACGGTGGTGGCGCTGGCCATCATGTACGGCTTCTGCGTCATCCCCGAGAACATCTGCAACATCGTGTCGGCCTACATGGCGGCCGGCGTGCCGCGGCGCACCATGGACGTCCTCCAGCTGGTCAGCCAGGTGCTGCTCTTCTGCAAGTCGGCCGGCACCCCCGTGCTCCTCTTCTGCCTCTGCAAGCCCTTCAGCCGCGCCTTCctggactgctgctgctgctgctgcgacGAGTGCGGCCCCAACAAGTCCTCCGCCGCCACCAGCGACGACAACGACCACGAGTGCACCACCGAGCTGGAGCTGTCCCCCTTCAGCACCATCCGCCGCGAGATGTCCGCCTACACGGCCGTGGGGACGCACTGCTGA